A DNA window from Doryrhamphus excisus isolate RoL2022-K1 chromosome 2, RoL_Dexc_1.0, whole genome shotgun sequence contains the following coding sequences:
- the LOC131106300 gene encoding T-box-containing protein TBX6L-like, with translation MAHIHDSKPNTSMLPPAADSIQQGSIRMTLENAHLWKSFHNIGTEMIITKHGRRMFPHCSVSVTGLQPFAKYIIMVDMIPADTFKYKWKKEQWEWAGKAEPQPPCRSYMHPDSPAPGSHWMKQSLSFLKMKLTNNTLDQHGHIILHSMHRYYPRFHVIQTDSPYLVRWAPFLSFSFPEMTFTAVTAYQNPKITKLKIDHNPFAKAFREGGTHSQGKRCRPSEKTSPGDRKIVCKDPSGLQRTPSSTQSEEADKSHAQTMKRGPHPSWSKEQDASESLHGEPLDLHEYDYSCEEQMVPTSVTYQHDRSDLRSVEYTRFGFPSSDADTSHAFAPADQGTRQHGSSHHHHHHPSNTADWSQYPLFSYSCW, from the exons ATGGCACACATTCACG ACTCCAAACCCAACACGAGCATGCTGCCCCCGGCCGCCGACTCCATCCAGCAGGGAAGCATTAGAATGACCTTGGAGAACGCTCATCTCTGGAAGTCCTTCCACAACATCGGAACAGAGATGATTATCACAAAACATGGAag GAGGATGTTCCCACACTGCAGCGTCAGCGTCACGGGCCTCCAGCCTTTTGCCAAGTACATCATCATGGTGGACATGATTCCAGCAGACACTTTCAAATACAAG TGGAAAAAGGAGCAGTGGGAGTGGGCGGGGAAGGCTGAGCCTCAGCCCCCATGTAGGTCATACATGCACCCAGACTCCCCCGCACCAGGAAGTCACTGGATGAAGCAGTCTTTGTCCTTTCTGAAGATGAAGCTCACCAACAACACCTTGGATCAGCATGGCCAT ATTATCCTCCACTCCATGCATCGCTACTACCCCAGGTTTCACGTCATCCAGACAGACAGTCCATACCTGGTCCGCTGGGCCCCCTTTCTGTCCTTCTCCTTCCCGGAGATGACCTTCACCGCAGTCACCGCCTACCAGAACCCAAAG ATCACAAAGTTGAAGATTGACCACAACCCATTTGCTAAAGCATTCCGAGAGGGAGGCACACATTCGCAAGGGAAAAG GTGTCGTCCTTCAGAGAAAACATCCCCAGGAGACAGGAAAATTGTATGCAAAGATCCTTCAG GCCTGCAGAGGACGCCTTCTTCCACTCAATCAGAAGAGGCCGACAAGAGTCATGCACAGACCATGAAGCGGGGTCCACATCCCAGCTGGTCTAAGGAGCAGGACGCATCAGAGAGTCTACACGGGGAACCCCTGGATCTGCACGAATACGACTACAGCTGTGAGGAGCAGATGGTGCCGACGTCAGTGACCTATCAGCACGACAGGTCGGATTTAAG GTCTGTAGAATACACCAGATTTGGGTTTCCCTCCAGTGACGCAGACACATCCCATGCCTTTGCCCCGGCTGACCAGGGCACCCGGCAACATGGGtcctcccaccaccaccatcaccaccccAGCAACACAGCCGACTGGAGCCAGTACCCGCTCTTCTCCTACTCCTGCTGGTGA
- the crkl gene encoding crk-like protein produces the protein MSTARFDSSDRSAWYFGPVSRQEAQNRLQGQRHGMFLVRDSSTCPGDYVLSVSENSKVSHYIINSLPSKRFKIGDQEFEHLPALLEFYKIHYLDTTTLIEPAPRYPSTVCGPIQPMVGQEENLEYVRTLYDFTGSDAEDLPFKKGEILIILEKPEEQWWSAKSKEGRVGMIPVPYVEKLVRPSPHPGQPTLGSRNSNSYGIPEPSHALIHAYAQPQTPSPLPPGTPGAVITPLPSLQNGPVIAKAIQKRVPCAYDKTALALEVGDIVKVTRMNISGQWEGEVNGRRGLFPFTHVKIVDPQNPDESD, from the exons ATGTCCACTGCTCGCTTTGACTCATCTGATCGCTCGGCCTGGTATTTCGGACCCGTGTCACGCCAAGAGGCACAGAATAGGTTACAGGGACAGAGACATGGCATGTTTCTGGTTCGGGATTCGTCCACCTGCCCCGGCGACTATGTGCTGTCTGTGTCTGAGAACTCCAAAGTCTCTCACTATATCATCAACTCTTTGCCCAGTAAGAGGTTTAAGATTGGGGACCAGGAGTTTGAGCACCTCCCTGCCCTTTTGGAGTTCTACAAAATCCACTACCTGGACACGACCACGCTGATAGAACCAGCTCCCAG GTACCCAAGCACAGTCTGTGGTCCCATCCAGCCCATGGTTGGCCAAGAGGAGAACCTGGAGTATGTTCGGACTCTGTATGACTTCACTGGCAGCGACGCAGAGGACCTCCCCTTCAAGAAGGGTGAGATTCTAATCATCTTGGAGAAGCCAGAGGAGCAATGGTGGAGTGCCAAGAGCAAAGAAGGCCGTGTCGGCATGATCCCCGTGCCCTATGTCGAGAAACTGGTACGACCTTCGCCCCACCCGGGCCAGCCCACCCTCGGATCCCGCAACTCCAACAGCTACGGCATCCCTGAGCCTTCGCACGCCCTCATCCATGCCTATGCCCAGCCGCAGACCCCTTCGCCGCTTCCTCCTGGCACTCCCGGAGCCGTCATCACTCCGCTGCCGTCGTTGCAGAACGGACCCGTCATTGCAAAGGCCATCCAGAAACGAGTGCCCTGCGCCTATGACAAAACAGCTCTTGCGTTGGAG GTGGGCGACATAGTCAAGGTGACGCGCATGAACATCAGTGGTCAGTGGGAGGGTGAGGTGAACGGGCGCAGGGGTCTCTTCCCATTCACCCACGTGAAAATTGTAGACCCCCAGAACCCAGACGAGAGTGACTGA
- the si:ch211-222n4.2 gene encoding coiled-coil domain-containing protein 74B produces MSNNNLPPVRHLPQWSRVGRLGIPCPPRRLPLHRLQPLNVPALRDREGPRGAVTAGSGQGDSNPRVTSLQRNIEFLQQQHKHTLEKLHEEVEYLRRENKELKYKLIMDDPKSSRKGQKNSHVAFGPATQEKGPSQTHLLRPNRGSEMPGAQPRQVQNNPSSHPPRASNLRECELLIRQLYNTNSLQSQEIIRYKALLTDIMLNKKITPENYNLTKTYLIDSTSKSSDINMFPRLGLQTTKTTGVTLPALTQSIGSTVAERQKRTRAVHRGHVKATVR; encoded by the exons ATGTCCAACAATAATCTCCCGCCGGTGCGACACCTGCCACAGTGGAGCCGAGTCGGGCGTCTCGGAATTCCTTGCCCGCCACGACGATTACCGCTGCACCGCCTGCAGCCACTGAATGTGCCTGCCCTGAGGGACAGAGAGGGGCCGAGAGGGGCTGTGACAGCTGGGTCCGGTCAGGGCGACTCAAACCCCCGGGTCACCTCGCTACAGAGGAATATTGAGTTCTTACagcaacaacataaacacactcTGGAGAAGCTTCACGAAGAAGTGGAATATCTTAGAAGGGAGAACAAAG AGTTGAAGTACAAGCTGATCATGGATGATCCCAAGTCAAGTAGAAAAG gtcaaaaaaacagtcacGTGGCTTTTGGTCCAGCAACTCAGGAAAAAGGACCCTCACAGACCCATTTGCTCAG ACCTAACCGTGGCTCAGAGATGCCGGGAGCACAGCCTAGACAAGTTCAAAACAATCCATCATCCCATCCTCCCCGCGCTTCCAACCTGCGGGAGTGTGAGCTCCTCATCCGGCAGCTCTACAACACCAACAGTTTACAGTCTCAAGAA ATTATACGCTACAAGGCTTTGCTGACAGACATTATGCTCAACAAGAAGATCACCCCAGAAAACTACAATCTGACCAAAACATACCTCATTGATAGCACCAG caaatCCTCAGACATCAACATGTTTCCTAGACTGGGTCTGCAAACGACAAAAAC GACGGGTGTGACCCTGCCAGCGCTCACACAAAGCATCGGCTCCACTGTGGCGGAGCGCCAGAAGAGGACTCGTGCTGTGCACAGAGGCCACGTCAAGGCGACAGTGCGTTGA